The following are from one region of the Anomaloglossus baeobatrachus isolate aAnoBae1 chromosome 1, aAnoBae1.hap1, whole genome shotgun sequence genome:
- the LOC142256283 gene encoding uncharacterized protein LOC142256283 isoform X2: protein MEEWEYLEGHKERYEEVMMEEQRSVTSDGPRRRNPPERCPRPLCPQDCPEEKHNVPETHQGEDPTNIKVEDEEEEAMTRGDQPSVIDWKEENPGEVYTGNPCENNSLSLNCKKEDTGNPSNEVNLITLHLHPGLHTSLSYNPPTHEEPSAEQSQIDTTIPGDKEKTRFQCDKQLTKSSNFVTQTKHIEKPYSCSEWGKCFINNSEIARHERIHTGQKPFLCSPCGKSFTDKGTLTRHQRIHTGLKPYSCSECGKYFKKKSRLNKHQRIHTGEKLFSCLQCGKGFRNKYSLLTHQRIHTGKKPYSCSECEKCFARKSILVVHERSHTGQRPYSCSECGKSFTHKTSLVTHERIHTGEKPYSCSECGKSFIHKTSLVTHERSHIEEKPYSCSECGKSFTGKLGLEIHERRHTGERPYSCSHCEKCFTDKSGLVSHERSHTGERPYSCSECGKSFIHKSSLVTHERSHIEEKSYSCSECGKSFTSKLGLEIHERSHTGERPYSCSECGKYFRSKSGLKIHKRSHTGERPYSCSECGKCFTRKSGLKIHKRIHTGEKPYSCSECGKSFIHKSSLVTHERSHIEEKPYSCSECGKSFIQKSSLVKHERIHTGERLYSCSECGKSFTSKSGLEIHERNHTGERPYSCSECGKSFIHKSSLVTHERSHIEEKPYSCSECGKSFIQKSSLVNHERIHTGERLYSCSECGKSFTSKSGLEIHERNHTGERPYSCSECGKSFIHKSSLVTHERSHIEEKPYSCSECRKSFASKSGLEIHERSHTGERPYSCSECGKYFRSKSGLKIHKRSHTGERPYSCSECGKCFTSKSGLKIHKRIHTGEKPYSCSECGKSFIQKSSLVKHEQIHTGERLYSCSECGKSFTSKSGLEIHERNHTGERPYSCSECGKSFIHKSSLVTHERSHIEEKPYSCSECRKSFASKSGLEIHKRIHTGERPYSCSECEKGFTNKSNFVRHMKSHKREKP from the coding sequence GAAATCCTTGTGAGAATAACAGTTTATCACTAAATTGTAAGAAAGAAGATACCGGGAATCCCTCTAATGAAGTAAACCTAATTACCCTTCATTTACATCCTGGCCTACATACTTCACTATCATATAATCCCCCTACTCATGAGGAACCCTCTGCTGAACAATCTCAGATTGATACCACAATTCCAGGTGACAAAGAGAAGACAAGATTTCAGTGTGACAAGCAACTTACTAAAAGCTCAAATTTTGTAACACAAACAAAGCACATAGAGAAGCCATACTCCTGTTCAGAATGGGGAAAATGCTTTATAAATAATTCAGAAATtgctagacatgagagaattcacacaggacaaAAGCCTTTTTTGTGTTCACCATGTGGGAAATCCTTCACAGATAAAGGGACTCTTacaagacatcagagaattcatacaggattgaagccatattcatgttcagaatgtgggaaatattttaaaaaGAAATCACGTCTTaataaacatcagagaattcacacaggagagaaattaTTTTCATGTTTGCAATGTGGAAAGGGCTTTCGAAATAAATATTCtcttcttacacatcagagaattcacacaggcaagaagccgtattcatgttcagaatgtgagaaatgctttGCAAGAAAATCAATTCTTGTGGTACACGAGCGAAGTCACACTGGACagaggccgtattcatgttcagaatgtgggaaatcttttacacataaaacaaGTCTTgtgacacatgagagaattcacacaggagagaagccgtattcatgttcagaatgtgggaaatcttttatacaTAAAACAAGTCTTGTGACACACGAGCGAAGTCACATtgaagagaagccatattcatgttcagaatgtgggaaatcttttacaggTAAATTAGGTCTTGAGATACACGAGCGAcgtcacacaggagagaggccatattcatgttcacacTGTGAGAAATGCTTTACAGATAAATCGGGTCTTGTGTCACACgagcgaagtcacacaggagagaggccgtattcatgttcagaatgtgggaaatcttttatacaTAAATCAAGTCTTGTGACACACGAGCGAAGTCACATTGaagagaagtcatattcatgttcagaatgtgggaaatcttttacaagtAAATTAGGTCTTGAGATACATgagcgaagtcacacaggagagaggccgtattcatgttcagaatgtgggaaatattttagaaGTAAGTCAGGTCTTAAGATACACaagcgaagtcacacaggagagaggccgtattcatgttcagaatgtgggaaatgttttacacgtaaGTCAGGTCTTAAGATACACaagcgaattcacacaggagagaagccatattcatgttcagaatgtgggaaatcttttatacaTAAATCAAGTCTTGTGACACACGAGCGAAGTCACATtgaagagaagccatattcatgttcagaatgtgggaaatcttttatacagaaatcaagtcttgtgaaacatgagcgaattcacacaggagagaggctgtattcatgttcagaatgtggaaaatctttTACAAGTAAATCAGGTCTTGAGATACACGAGCgaaatcacacaggagagaggccatattcatgttcagaatgtgggaaatcttttatacaTAAATCAAGTCTTGTGACACACGAGCGAAGTCACATtgaagagaagccatattcatgttcagaatgtgggaaatcttttatacagaaatcaagtcttgtgaaccatgagcgaattcacacaggagagaggctgtattcatgttcagaatgtggaaaatctttTACAAGTAAATCAGGCCTTGAGATACACGAGCgaaatcacacaggagagaggccatattcatgttcagaatgtgggaaatcttttatacaTAAATCAAGTCTTGTGACACACGAGCGAAGTCACATtgaagagaagccatattcatgttcagaatgtaggaaatctTTTGCAAGTAAATCAGGTCTTGAGATACATgagcgaagtcacacaggagagaggccgtattcatgttcagaatgtgggaaatattttagaaGTAAGTCAGGTCTTAAGATACACaagcgaagtcacacaggagagaggccgtattcatgttcagaatgtggaaaatgttttacaagtAAGTCAGGTCTTAAGATACACaagcgaattcacacaggagagaagccatattcatgttcagaatgtgggaaatcttttatacaGAAATCAAGTCTTGTGAAACATGagcaaattcacacaggagagaggctgtattcatgttcagaatgtggaaaatctttTACAAGTAAATCAGGTCTTGAGATACACGAGCgaaatcacacaggagagaggccatattcatgttcagaatgtgggaaatcttttatacaTAAATCAAGTCTTGTGACACACGAGCGAAGTCACATtgaagagaagccatattcatgttcagaatgtaggaaatctTTTGCAAGTAAATCAGGTCTTGAGATACACaagcgaattcacacaggagagaggccatattcatgttcagaatgtgaaaaaggCTTTACAAATAAATCAAATTTTGTGAGACATATGAAAAGTCACAAAAGAGAGAAGCCATAG